In Rahnella variigena, one DNA window encodes the following:
- the gyrA gene encoding DNA topoisomerase (ATP-hydrolyzing) subunit A: MSDLAREITPINIEEELKNSYLDYAMSVIVGRALPDVRDGLKPVHRRVLFAMNVLGNDWNKAYKKSARVVGDVIGKYHPHGDTAVYDTIVRMAQPFSLRYMLVDGQGNFGSVDGDSAAAMRYTEIRMSKIAHELLADLEKETVDFVPNYDGTEQIPSVMPTRIPNLLVNGSSGIAVGMATNIPPHNLTEVINGCLAYIEDENISIEGLMEHIPGPDFPTAAIINGRRGIEEAYRTGRGKIYIRARAEVEADAKTGRETIIVHEIPYQVNKARLIEKIAELVKEKRVEGISALRDESDKDGMRIVIEIKRDAVGEVVLNNLYSLTQLQTSFGINMVALHQGQPKILGLKEILSAFVRHRREVVTRRTIFELRKARDRAHILEALAIALANIDPIIELIRAAPTPAEAKAGLVARSWDLGNVSAMLASAGDDAARPEWLEPQFGIHDGKYFLTEQQAQAILDLRLQKLTGLEHEKLLDEYKELLVQIAELLFILSSPDRLMEVIREELEAIRDQYNDPRRTEITANTSDINIEDLINQEDVVVTLSHQGYVKYQPLTDYEAQRRGGKGKSAARIKEEDFIDRLLVANTHDTILMFSSRGRLYWMKVYQLPEASRGARGRPIVNLLPLEPNERITAILPVREYEEGRHVFMATASGTVKKTALTDFSRPRSAGIIAINLNEGDELIGVDLTDGKDEVMLFSAAGKVVRFSEAAVRSMGRTATGVRGIRLGEGDSVVSLIIPRGDGCILTVTENGFGKRTESTEYPTKSRATQGVISIKVSERNGPVVGAIQVDEADQIMMITDAGTLVRTRVSEVSTVGRNTQGVTLIRTADDEHVVGLQRVAEPVEDEELDGVATEAGELEAAQAADLPDDAESEDDQPADDEEE; the protein is encoded by the coding sequence ATGAGCGACCTTGCCAGAGAAATCACACCGATTAACATCGAAGAAGAGCTTAAAAACTCTTATTTGGATTATGCGATGTCCGTTATTGTCGGACGTGCGTTACCAGATGTGCGCGATGGTTTGAAACCGGTGCACCGCCGCGTACTTTTCGCAATGAATGTCCTCGGTAACGACTGGAATAAAGCCTACAAAAAATCGGCCCGTGTGGTCGGTGACGTTATCGGTAAATATCACCCACACGGTGATACCGCGGTTTATGACACCATCGTTCGTATGGCTCAGCCTTTCTCACTTCGCTATATGCTGGTGGACGGGCAGGGTAACTTCGGGTCAGTGGATGGCGACTCCGCAGCAGCCATGCGTTATACCGAAATCCGCATGTCAAAAATTGCTCACGAATTGCTGGCAGACTTAGAAAAAGAAACTGTCGATTTCGTGCCAAACTATGACGGCACCGAACAAATTCCTTCTGTTATGCCTACGCGCATTCCAAACCTGCTGGTTAACGGCTCGTCCGGTATCGCGGTAGGTATGGCGACGAACATTCCGCCGCATAACCTTACCGAGGTTATCAACGGCTGTCTGGCGTACATTGAAGATGAAAACATCAGCATTGAAGGGCTGATGGAACACATCCCGGGGCCAGACTTCCCGACAGCGGCCATCATCAATGGTCGCCGTGGTATCGAAGAAGCTTACCGTACCGGCCGTGGCAAAATTTATATCCGTGCCCGTGCTGAAGTGGAAGCCGATGCAAAAACCGGTCGCGAAACCATCATTGTTCACGAGATCCCGTATCAGGTGAACAAAGCCCGTCTGATCGAAAAGATCGCCGAGCTGGTGAAAGAAAAACGCGTTGAAGGTATCAGTGCGCTGCGCGATGAGTCTGACAAAGACGGCATGCGTATCGTCATTGAAATCAAACGTGATGCGGTTGGTGAAGTGGTTCTGAATAACCTGTATTCACTGACGCAGCTGCAGACCTCTTTCGGTATCAATATGGTGGCACTGCATCAGGGTCAGCCGAAAATTCTCGGTCTGAAAGAAATCCTGTCTGCATTTGTTCGTCACCGCCGCGAAGTCGTCACGCGTCGTACCATCTTCGAACTGCGTAAAGCCCGCGACCGTGCTCATATCCTTGAAGCACTGGCCATCGCGCTGGCTAACATCGACCCAATCATTGAACTGATCCGTGCTGCACCGACGCCGGCAGAAGCGAAAGCTGGCCTGGTTGCGCGTTCATGGGATCTGGGCAACGTGTCTGCCATGCTGGCAAGCGCCGGTGATGACGCTGCGCGTCCGGAATGGCTGGAGCCGCAGTTTGGTATTCACGACGGGAAATACTTCCTGACTGAACAACAGGCGCAGGCAATTCTGGATCTGCGCTTGCAGAAACTGACCGGTCTCGAGCACGAAAAACTGCTGGATGAATACAAAGAGCTGCTGGTGCAAATCGCCGAGTTGCTGTTCATCCTGTCCAGCCCTGACCGTCTGATGGAAGTCATTCGTGAAGAACTGGAAGCGATCCGCGATCAGTACAACGATCCACGTCGCACTGAAATCACTGCCAATACGTCTGACATCAACATCGAAGACCTGATCAATCAGGAAGACGTTGTGGTGACCTTGTCGCATCAGGGCTACGTGAAATATCAGCCTCTGACCGATTACGAAGCGCAGCGTCGCGGCGGTAAAGGTAAGTCAGCAGCACGTATTAAAGAAGAAGACTTCATTGACCGTCTGCTGGTGGCTAACACCCATGACACCATTCTGATGTTCTCAAGTCGCGGACGTCTGTACTGGATGAAAGTCTATCAGTTGCCGGAAGCCAGCCGCGGTGCCCGTGGTCGTCCTATCGTCAACCTGTTGCCGCTTGAGCCGAACGAACGTATTACCGCCATTCTGCCAGTACGCGAGTACGAAGAAGGCCGTCATGTGTTCATGGCAACGGCGAGCGGTACCGTGAAGAAAACTGCACTGACCGATTTCAGCCGTCCACGCAGCGCCGGCATCATCGCCATCAACCTCAATGAGGGTGATGAGCTGATTGGTGTTGACCTGACTGACGGTAAAGACGAAGTCATGCTGTTCTCTGCGGCCGGTAAAGTGGTGCGCTTCTCTGAAGCAGCGGTCCGCTCTATGGGTCGTACGGCGACCGGTGTTCGCGGTATCCGACTGGGCGAAGGCGACAGCGTTGTATCGCTGATCATCCCACGCGGTGACGGTTGTATCCTGACTGTGACTGAAAACGGCTTCGGTAAACGTACTGAATCCACCGAATACCCAACCAAATCCCGTGCAACGCAAGGCGTTATCTCGATCAAAGTGAGCGAGCGTAACGGACCGGTTGTTGGCGCGATCCAGGTTGATGAAGCGGACCAGATCATGATGATCACCGATGCCGGCACACTGGTGCGTACCCGTGTTTCCGAAGTAAGTACTGTAGGTCGTAACACCCAGGGTGTGACGCTTATCCGTACCGCAGACGATGAGCACGTGGTCGGTCTGCAACGTGTTGCAGAACCGGTTGAAGACGAAGAGCTGGATGGCGTAGCCACCGAAGCGGGCGAACTGGAAGCGGCACAAGCAGCCGATTTGCCAGACGACGCGGAAAGTGAAGACGATCAGCCAGCTGACGACGAAGAAGAATAA
- the ubiG gene encoding bifunctional 2-polyprenyl-6-hydroxyphenol methylase/3-demethylubiquinol 3-O-methyltransferase UbiG yields MTTTPSAKPQNIDHEEIAKFEAVASRWWDLEGEFKPLHRINPLRLNYILERADGLFGKNVLDVGCGGGILSESMAVAGANVTGLDMGGEPLQVARLHALESGVKVDYVQETVESHADAHPQQYDVVTCMEMLEHVPDPASVVAACARLVKPGGHVFFSTINRNNKAWLMAIFGAEYVLKMVPKGTHDIKKFIKPSELLGMIDRTSLFERHIMGLHYNPLTDHFKLGPNVDVNYMIHTQAL; encoded by the coding sequence ATGACAACCACACCGTCTGCAAAACCGCAAAACATCGACCACGAAGAAATCGCCAAATTTGAAGCCGTCGCCTCGCGCTGGTGGGATCTGGAAGGCGAATTCAAACCTCTGCACCGTATCAATCCGCTGCGCCTGAACTACATTCTCGAACGCGCTGATGGCCTGTTCGGCAAGAATGTGCTGGATGTCGGTTGTGGCGGCGGGATTTTGAGTGAAAGCATGGCGGTAGCAGGTGCGAATGTTACCGGTCTGGATATGGGCGGTGAGCCGTTACAGGTGGCGCGTTTACATGCGCTGGAAAGTGGCGTGAAAGTCGATTATGTACAGGAAACGGTAGAATCTCATGCCGACGCACATCCGCAGCAATATGATGTGGTGACCTGCATGGAAATGCTCGAGCACGTGCCGGATCCGGCTTCCGTCGTTGCCGCCTGCGCGCGTCTGGTGAAACCCGGCGGTCATGTGTTCTTCTCTACCATCAACCGCAATAATAAAGCCTGGCTGATGGCGATTTTCGGCGCTGAGTATGTGCTGAAAATGGTGCCTAAGGGCACGCACGACATCAAGAAATTCATCAAGCCTTCTGAATTGCTGGGTATGATCGACCGCACATCGCTGTTTGAGCGTCACATTATGGGTCTGCACTACAACCCGCTGACCGACCATTTCAAGCTCGGACCAAATGTAGATGTGAACTACATGATCCATACTCAGGCACTGTAA
- a CDS encoding autotransporter outer membrane beta-barrel domain-containing protein: MMFNKVTVCLFLAFNLLPLANVVFAETLPACSGMQITESCHANATALGNETLNTYTVADGAEMQFSGLTVSDASGGAVHLDSNTSLAIIPENSTGYSLFSQNKSNGSGGAIYANEDSSVYLENTGFTDNVANDYGGAIYMNGSNDRGVGDLTIINGVFSGNIASEGKGGAIYSLNNKVRLTNVLFEDNQAKTSGNGNNGNGSGGAIDATDNTTNSHGNLIITNSEFTGNQAEGQGGAIYTNSASTPFLVDINIDENYEDNDGVAYYHDNVAYSYGNDADAAGGGFMYLGQSEADFDIAKDKTLIIGNTANDGAYDSIAGEGAIFKRGEGELVLNADNSGFTGIFQVLEGTVTLGRDNTLINVGDTHCQAEPDSCQGIILGSDSPANDTAILNVGSTEQTFKNTFTGYENSTLNIDDGGNVIVNSGTMAGSTSGAGDLTVAENGSFTLNGAQSMGLEGDIVVEQNAVLSVQGDAEDLAILQADPQSIVLDGGVLDLSDMSTFNGTMNQINDGLTITGSGGTVIGNADLVTLGTGNDYHIGDGTSAGDGVYVVINAGTGRVTLADNNTYLGTTQIASGTLQVTGNSQLGDEAYNRQVIFTDPSQASTLEISAPGDTSGQVDTTSAQTGKARDIEMRASGTMQVDDGVTTQWGGLTADSTGGQADVDSTFTKTGNGTLILNDSGNSHSAVRVEEGSLQGGAENIIADASSLYVGENAMFVTGMDQQVRSIDTDSAGTVLISDDTQLVLTNQDTSSALDASLFTDTGGTLVNATSGMALQGTLNTNMSLDALTYLSGVTVNGSLDNSAGTASLENGKAGDTLTVNGDYTGGGTVVLETEMNGDASATDQLILNGNTSGDTALAIVPVSGVGQATETGIKVVDFAADPQNYNNAANFHLAGDQQYINMGAYDYSLVQDNQDWYLRSQVVTPDPQPEPDPDVQPQPTPQPQPVPASGGEDFTPVLNPKTGSYVSNLRIANNAFSMTAQDHAGAAHDNIKLRVESAHESSTFSNQIDSSNDTNVAQISANFLRDNVGDGEILAGVVGGYSNSHGDSTSALTGRKSDNDIQGYAAGLTASWYQDARDHQGAYLDSWLQYAWFDNSVSEDGTGDDNYHSSGLLASLEGGYRFTLMQGEQWNWTLQPQAQVTYQGVKQKDFTASNQSKVTQEGDNNVQTRLGLRSEWDIHTAPALHLKPFIEANYRHNSAETALNVDGVSFTDNTAKDSAELSAGVSGNLGANTTVWGKIGQQEGSDDFSQTEASVGVSVRW, encoded by the coding sequence ATGATGTTCAATAAAGTGACGGTGTGTTTATTTTTAGCCTTTAACTTACTGCCATTGGCAAACGTTGTTTTTGCTGAAACCCTGCCGGCTTGTTCGGGTATGCAAATCACCGAAAGCTGCCATGCAAATGCTACCGCCCTGGGAAATGAAACACTCAACACCTACACCGTTGCCGATGGCGCTGAAATGCAGTTCTCCGGGCTGACGGTCTCAGACGCATCCGGCGGCGCTGTTCACCTGGACAGCAATACGTCACTGGCGATCATTCCTGAAAACTCTACCGGTTATAGCCTGTTCTCCCAAAATAAAAGCAATGGCAGCGGCGGGGCGATTTATGCCAATGAAGACTCTTCCGTTTATTTAGAAAACACGGGTTTTACGGATAATGTTGCCAATGATTATGGCGGCGCCATTTATATGAATGGTTCGAATGACCGTGGTGTGGGTGATCTCACCATTATCAATGGCGTATTTTCAGGCAATATTGCCAGTGAAGGGAAGGGCGGTGCCATCTATTCTCTGAATAATAAAGTTCGCCTGACGAATGTTTTATTTGAGGATAATCAGGCAAAAACCAGCGGAAACGGTAACAACGGAAATGGCAGCGGCGGCGCGATAGACGCCACTGACAATACGACAAATTCGCATGGCAACCTGATAATCACCAACAGCGAATTTACCGGCAATCAGGCAGAGGGGCAGGGCGGCGCGATTTATACTAACAGTGCATCCACACCGTTCCTCGTCGATATCAATATTGATGAAAACTATGAAGATAACGACGGCGTGGCCTATTACCACGATAATGTTGCGTACAGCTACGGTAATGATGCGGACGCGGCTGGCGGTGGTTTCATGTACCTCGGCCAAAGCGAGGCCGATTTTGATATTGCCAAAGATAAAACGCTGATCATCGGCAACACGGCTAATGACGGTGCTTATGACTCTATTGCGGGTGAAGGGGCTATTTTCAAACGCGGCGAGGGTGAACTGGTACTGAATGCTGATAACAGTGGCTTTACCGGCATCTTCCAGGTCTTAGAAGGTACGGTCACGCTCGGGCGTGACAACACCTTAATTAACGTCGGCGATACCCATTGCCAGGCTGAACCGGATTCCTGTCAGGGCATAATATTAGGCAGCGACTCTCCCGCGAATGATACCGCGATCCTCAATGTCGGCAGTACAGAGCAAACCTTCAAAAATACCTTTACCGGCTACGAAAACAGCACGTTGAATATTGATGACGGCGGCAATGTGATTGTTAACAGCGGCACCATGGCGGGTTCCACTTCCGGCGCAGGCGACCTGACCGTCGCCGAAAACGGCAGTTTCACGCTCAACGGCGCACAGTCCATGGGGCTGGAGGGCGACATTGTGGTGGAACAAAACGCTGTGCTCAGCGTTCAGGGCGATGCTGAAGACTTAGCGATATTGCAGGCCGATCCGCAGTCCATTGTGTTAGACGGCGGTGTACTGGATTTATCAGATATGTCGACGTTTAACGGAACAATGAATCAGATAAACGACGGCCTGACGATCACGGGTTCCGGCGGGACGGTGATTGGCAATGCCGATCTGGTTACGCTTGGTACGGGTAATGACTATCACATCGGTGACGGTACCTCAGCCGGTGACGGTGTGTATGTGGTGATTAATGCCGGAACCGGACGCGTCACGCTGGCAGATAACAATACTTATCTGGGCACGACGCAGATCGCTTCCGGGACATTGCAGGTCACCGGTAACTCTCAGTTGGGCGACGAAGCCTATAACCGTCAGGTCATTTTCACCGATCCGTCACAGGCCAGTACGCTGGAGATTTCTGCGCCGGGCGATACCAGCGGGCAGGTTGATACCACATCAGCACAAACCGGTAAGGCACGAGATATTGAAATGCGGGCCTCAGGGACGATGCAAGTGGACGACGGCGTGACCACGCAATGGGGCGGCTTAACCGCTGACAGTACCGGCGGGCAGGCAGACGTTGACAGCACGTTCACCAAAACCGGTAACGGTACGTTGATTCTGAACGATTCGGGCAACAGCCATTCCGCTGTGCGTGTCGAAGAGGGCAGCTTGCAGGGCGGCGCTGAAAATATTATCGCTGACGCCTCTTCATTGTATGTCGGTGAAAATGCCATGTTCGTCACCGGCATGGATCAGCAGGTGCGAAGCATCGATACAGATTCCGCTGGTACGGTGTTGATTTCCGATGACACTCAGCTGGTCCTGACAAATCAGGACACTTCCTCGGCGCTGGATGCCAGCCTGTTTACCGACACGGGCGGCACACTGGTGAATGCCACGTCCGGTATGGCGTTGCAAGGCACGCTGAACACTAATATGTCCCTCGACGCATTAACCTATTTATCCGGCGTGACGGTCAACGGCAGCCTTGATAACAGCGCAGGAACCGCCAGTCTGGAGAATGGCAAGGCTGGCGATACGCTGACGGTCAACGGTGATTACACCGGCGGCGGTACCGTGGTGCTGGAAACGGAAATGAATGGCGACGCATCGGCTACCGATCAACTGATCCTGAATGGCAATACTTCCGGTGATACCGCCCTGGCGATTGTGCCGGTCAGCGGCGTCGGGCAGGCCACAGAAACCGGCATCAAAGTCGTCGATTTTGCTGCTGATCCGCAAAACTATAATAACGCGGCAAATTTCCATCTGGCGGGCGATCAGCAATATATCAATATGGGTGCCTACGATTATTCGCTGGTGCAGGATAATCAGGACTGGTATCTGCGGTCGCAGGTGGTGACGCCTGATCCGCAACCTGAGCCCGATCCTGATGTCCAGCCACAACCAACACCGCAGCCACAACCTGTGCCAGCCTCTGGCGGGGAAGATTTTACCCCGGTGCTGAACCCTAAAACGGGCAGCTACGTGAGCAACCTGCGTATCGCCAATAATGCGTTCAGCATGACAGCACAAGATCACGCCGGTGCAGCGCATGACAACATCAAATTGCGTGTAGAGTCTGCGCATGAAAGTTCCACATTCAGCAACCAGATTGACAGCAGCAATGACACTAACGTCGCGCAGATCAGCGCCAATTTCCTGCGCGATAATGTGGGTGACGGCGAAATTCTGGCCGGTGTCGTCGGCGGCTACAGTAACAGCCACGGCGACAGCACCAGCGCGCTGACCGGGCGAAAATCAGATAATGATATTCAGGGCTATGCCGCAGGGCTGACCGCTTCCTGGTATCAGGATGCGCGGGATCATCAGGGCGCGTATCTCGACAGCTGGCTGCAATATGCCTGGTTTGATAACAGCGTCAGCGAAGACGGCACGGGTGACGATAATTATCACTCCTCCGGTCTTCTGGCCTCGCTGGAAGGCGGTTATCGCTTTACTCTGATGCAGGGAGAACAGTGGAACTGGACCTTGCAACCGCAGGCGCAGGTGACTTATCAGGGGGTGAAACAGAAAGACTTTACCGCCTCGAATCAGTCGAAAGTGACACAAGAAGGCGATAATAACGTTCAGACACGCTTAGGGCTGCGCAGCGAATGGGATATTCATACGGCACCGGCGCTGCATCTCAAACCCTTTATCGAAGCGAATTATCGCCATAACAGTGCGGAAACAGCGCTGAATGTCGATGGCGTGAGTTTTACCGACAACACCGCAAAAGACAGTGCGGAACTGAGTGCCGGGGTCAGTGGCAATCTGGGCGCAAATACCACGGTCTGGGGCAAGATCGGGCAACAGGAAGGGTCAGATGATTTTTCACAAACCGAAGCGTCAGTAGGTGTGAGTGTTCGCTGGTAA